Proteins found in one Rissa tridactyla isolate bRisTri1 chromosome 27, bRisTri1.patW.cur.20221130, whole genome shotgun sequence genomic segment:
- the LOC128901673 gene encoding butyrophilin subfamily 3 member A2-like: MGFPASPRGLLSYFLTLHLLRLGSAEFRVVGPDRPLLATVGQDVVLPCHLSPRTDARSLEIRWIRHQFSEIVHLYRNGEDLVGAQIQEYIGRTELVRDGLSGGTLDLRLAGVRPSDDGQYVCTVQNATTYGEAMVELEVAAMGSVPLLSLEAHQDGGIRVVCGSAGWYPQPQVLWKAANGQRLPSVSQRRSSDERGLFEIQDVVVVSGKGDGNLSCVVRNSRLEQEQASSLHISAPFFHNAHHWMAALGVSLVLSVLSFGLNVYLWRRKVGLSRALGESFWPLPPAKPPEKGAPWEGRGSGRLLIALWSLVWVDGAQKGTGEHWVWERGPGGDLSHGEKWGPVISQLKSG; this comes from the exons ATGGGgttccccgccagccccaggggcCTCCTGAGTTATTTCCTGACTCTCCACCTGCTCCGCCTGGGATCAG CTGAGTTCAGAGTGGTGGGACCAGACCGACCTCTCCTTGCCACCGTGGGGCAGGATGTCGTGCTGCCGTGTCACTTGTCCCCACGCACAGACGCTCGGAGCTTGGAGATCAGGTGGATCCGGCACCAGTTCTCTGAAATCGTGCATCTCTACCGAAATGGAGAGGACCTGGTCGGGGCACAGATACAGGAATACATTGGAAGGACAGAGTTGGTCAGAGATGGTCTCTCCGGTGGGACCCTGGACTTGCGACTCGCTGGGGTGAGACCCTCTGATGATGGCCAGTACGTCTGCACCGTGCAAAATGCTACCACTTATGGAGAAGCCAtggtggagctggaggtggcag ccatgggctccgtccctctcctctctctggagGCTCACCAGGACGGAGGCATCCGGGTGGTGTGTGGATCGGCCGGCTGGTACCCGCAACCGCAGGTGCTGTGGAAGGCTGCCAACGGGCAGCGTCTGCCCTCGGTCTCCCAGAGACGTTCCTCTGACGAGAGGGGCCTGTTTGAGATCCAAGATGTCGTCGTGGTGAGCGGGAAGGGCGATGGGAACTTGTCGTGCGTGGTGAGGAACAGCcgcctggagcaggagcaggcgtCGTCCCTGCACATCTCAG ctcccTTTTTCCACAACGCCCATCACTGGATGGCAGCTCTGGGTGTCTCCCTCGTGCTTTCAGTGTTGTCATTTGGTCTCAATGTTTATCTCTGGCGAAGGAAAG tggGGCTGTCCAGAGCGCTGGGTGAGTCCTTCTGGCCCCTGCCACCAGCGAAGCCTCCTGAGAAAGGAGCCCCCTGGGAGGGACGTGGCTCTGGGCGGCTCTTGATCGCCCTGTGGTCGTTGGTCTGGGTTGATGGAGCCCAGAAGGGGACTGGAGAGCACTGGGTCTGGGAACGGGGCCCAGGAGGTGACCTAAGTCATGGGGAGAAGTGGGGACCCGTAATCAGTCAGCTTAAATCAGGCTGA
- the LOC128901596 gene encoding butyrophilin subfamily 1 member A1-like, which produces MGFPASPRGLLSYFLTLHVLRLGSAEFRVVGPNRPLLATVGQDVVLPCHLSPRTDARSLEIRWIRHQFSEIVHLYRNGEDLVGAQIQEYIGRTELVRDGLSGGTLDLRLAGVRPSDDGQYVCTVRDAASYGEATVDLEVAAMGSVPLLSLEAHQDGGIRVVCGSAGWYPQPQVLWKAANGQRLPSVSQRRSSDERGLFEIQDVVVVSGKGDGNLSCVVRNSRLEQEQASSLHISAPFFHNAHHWMAALGVFLVLSVLSFGLNVYLWRRKVGLSRALAAGGHRPRDGSSPQPRVPGDRPWDVTLLLSLLVAWRKFLLPENPDVVTLDPNTAHSQLVLSDDRRRVRWQSEERDLPDIPERFTYYCCVLAREGFREGRHCWEVEVEGEVGGDSWWGVGVARESVERKGSTVMSPEGGIWAVRHCYGQFVSLTSPRTFLPQSPLPSRIWVCLDCARGLVTFLNADTGVEIFTFPPASFKGETLRPWFLVGTEKTQLCLRGSAPQTLIPPSLPS; this is translated from the exons cTGAGTTCAGAGTGGTGGGACCAAATCGACCTCTCCTTGCCACCGTGGGGCAGGATGTCGTGCTGCCGTGTCACTTGTCCCCACGCACAGACGCTCGGAGCTTGGAGATCAGGTGGATCCGGCACCAGTTCTCTGAAATCGTGCATCTCTACCGAAATGGAGAGGACCTGGTCGGGGCACAGATACAGGAATACATTGGAAGGACAGAGTTGGTCAGAGATGGTCTCTCCGGTGGGACCCTGGACTTGCGACTCGCTGGGGTGAGACCCTCTGATGATGGCCAGTACGTCTGCACTGTGAGAGATGCTGCCTCTTATGGAGAAGCTACAGTGGACCTGGAGGTGGCAG ccatgggctccgtccctctcctctctctggagGCTCACCAGGACGGAGGCATCCGGGTGGTGTGTGGATCGGCCGGCTGGTACCCGCAACCGCAGGTGCTGTGGAAGGCTGCCAACGGGCAGCGTCTGCCCTCGGTCTCCCAGAGACGTTCCTCTGACGAGAGGGGCCTGTTTGAGATCCAAGATGTCGTCGTGGTGAGCGGGAAGGGCGATGGGAACTTGTCGTGTGTGGTGAGGAACAGCcgcctggagcaggagcaggcgtCGTCCCTGCACATCTCAG ctcccTTTTTCCACAACGCCCATCACTGGATGGCAGCTCTGGGTGTCTTCCTCGTGCTTTCAGTGTTGTCATTTGGTCTCAATGTTTATCTCTGGCGAAGGAAAG tggGGCTGTCCAGAGCACTGG CGGCCGGCGGACACCGGCCCAGGGATGgatcctctccccagccccgagtccctggggaccggccgtgggacGTGACCTTGCTCTTGTCCCTCCTTGTAGCATGGAGAAAGTTCCTGCTTCCTGAAAATCCAG aCGTGGTGACCCTGGATCCAAACACGGCTCATTCCCAACTCGTCCTGTCGGACGATCGGAGGCGCGTGAGGTGGCAAAGCGAAGAGCGGGACCTGCCCGACATCCCGGAGAGATTTACCTATTATTGCTGCGTTTTGGCCCGGGAGGGGTTCCGGGAGGGGAGACActgctgggaggtggaggtggagggggaggtgggaggtgactcgtggtggggtgttggggtggccagggagtctgtggagaggaaggggagcacGGTCATGAGCCCTGAAGGAGGGATCTGGGCAGTGCGGCACTGCTATGGGCAGTTTGTGTCTCTCACCTCTCCTCGCACCTTCCTCCCCCagtccccgctccccagcaggatCTGGGTCTGTCTGGACTGCGCCCGGGGGCTGGTGACTTTCCTCAATGCCGACACCGGGGTCGAGATCTTCACGTTCCCACCAGCCTCGTTCAAAGGGGAGACCCTGCGCCCCTGGTTTTTGGTAGGAACAGAGAAAACCCAGCTGTGCCTGAGGGGCAGCGCCCCCCAGACCCtcatccccccttccctcccctcc